In Verrucomicrobiota bacterium, the genomic window ACCCGCGCGGAGACCTCGTCGTGCGTTAGATCATGGGTCAAATGGGTGAACCAAGCACGGCGCACCTTCAAGAGGCGGACCAAATCGGCCGCTTCGTCGAAATTCATGTGGGTCGGGTGGGGCTTCTCGCGGAGGGCATCCACCACCGCCAGCTCCACCCCCGCCAAGCGCTCGAGGCCCTTTGGCAGCACGCGCTTGCAGTCAGTGAGGTAGGCCAAGGGCGCGCAGCCCTCCCGGTCGAAGCGGTAGCCGTAGGCTTGCTCGCTCCCGTGCTCCATGGGAATGGGCGTGATCCGGGTTTTCCCAAGCGTGAAGGCGTCCTCCACCACGTGCGAGGTCACGCGGACGTAGCCGGGTCGCATCTCGGCGTCGAAGGCCCAGGGAAACATCCGCTCGAGGGCCCGGAGGGTCCGGCCGCTGCCGTAGACCGGAAAGCGCGTCTCCCGCCGGAAGCAAAAAGGCCGCAAATCATCGAAGCCCACCGTGTGGTCGGTGTGGGAGTGGGTGTAGAGGGCTGCGTTCACTTCGCCCACGCCCTCGCGCAGGCACTGCTCCTTCAAATCCGGACCGGTATCGATGACGAAGGAACACTCCGGCGTGCGGACCCAGGCGGCCGAACGGGTGCGCCGGTCCCGCGGGTCGGACGAGAGGCAGGTGGGGCACTGGCAGCCCAAAACGGGCACCCCGACCGAGGTCCCCGTCCCTAGCAACACCAATTCCAGGTCCATCAGTTGAATCCCCCCCGCACGACGGCATAATCAGCCCCAGGCCCTCCCGGGCAAGCCTCGATTCACCTCATGCTGACCGCGCTCTCCCTCCGTCACCTCGCCCTCGTGGAAGAGCTACGCTGGGAGCTGGGCTCGGGTCTGGTGGCGGTGACCGGGGAGACGGGGGCCGGGAAGTCCATGATCGTGGGCGGGCTCAAGTTGGTTCTCGGCGAACGGGCCGACAAAGGCAGCATCCGCACGGGTGAGAAGGAGTGCACCGTGCAGGCCATCTTCCAGTTGCCTGATGCCAGCGGAGTGAATGCCCTCCTGGAAGAAGCGGGTCTCCCGCCCTGCGAAGACGGACAGCTCCTGGTCCGCCGGGTCATTTCCCAGAGCGGCAATCGGCAATTTCTCAATGACGCCGCCACCACCTTAGCCACCCTTCGCTCGCTTGGCGGGCGCTTGATCGACCTCCACGGCCCCCACGACCACCAATCCCTCTTTTCCCCCGAACGGCAGTTGGAAATGCTCGATGCCTACGCCCGGGCCAGCCGGGAAAGGGCCGCCTACCAGCGCGCCTACACCACTTGGAAAGAGGCGCAGGAGGCTTACGAGAGCCTTCGCCAGAGGGAGGCCGCCGGCCTGGCCGAGCTGGAACTCCTCCGCCACCAAGGGAGCGAAATCGAGGCCGCCCAACTCCAGCCCGGGGAAGACCAAGAGATCGAAGAACGCTATCGGCGCGTCTCCAATGCCTCCCGCCTCTTGGAGGCGGCCGCCCAAGCCACGGGTCTGCTCTCCGAACACGATGACAGCCTCCTCAATCAACTGGCCGAACTCCAGCGCCTCTGCCGAGACTTGGAAAAGCTCGATCCCCAGACGGCCGAACTCTGCGGGGGCTTGGAAGGAGCCGCTCTCGAACTCCGGGAATTGGACAGCTCCCTGCGCCACTACGCCGAGGGCCTGGAGCTGGACCCGGCCGAGGAATCTCGCCTCGCGGAGCGACTCGATCTGCTGGAGGGCCTGAAGCGGAAATATGGCCCGGCCCTCGACGACGTGATGGCCCGGGGCCAAGCGCTCTCCGCCAAGCTTTCGCAAATGGAGAATCGGGAAGAATCGCTCGCTGAGCGAGAGGCCACCCTCCGGAGCGCGCGGGCCGCTCTCGAGGACCAAGCCGCCATCCTAAGCGCCAAACGAAGAGCTGCGGCCCCCCGCTTGGCCAAAGACATCGCCGGCCATCTCAGCGAATTGGGTTTTCTGAAAGCCGACTTCGCGGTGGCCCTCGTCCGCCGCTCCCAGCCCGGCCCCCAAGGCGCCGAGGACTCCGAATTCCACTTCGCCCCCAACCCGGGCGAGCCCGCCAAGCCCCTCCGACAGGTCGCCAGTAGCGGAGAAATTTCCCGGGTCATGCTGGCCGTGAAAAGCGCGCTCGCCGAGCAGGATGAAACCCCGCTGCTGGTCTTTGACGAGATCGATGCCAATGTGGGCGGCGAAATCGCGAAGGCCGTGGGCCAAAAGATGGCCCACTTGGCAGCCCGCCATCAAGTGATCGCCATCACCCACTTTCCCCAAGTGGCCGCGGCCGCCCAATCCCACTTCGTGGTCCGCAAACTTCTTATCCAGGACCGAGCCGCCTCCGCCCTGGAACCAATCGCGGGCGAGGCCCGCATCGAAGAACTGGCCCGCATGCTGGGCGGCGCGAGCGAGACCTCCCGCGCCCTCGCCCAGAGCTTGCTGACAGAGGCCGCTCCCCCCGCGTGAGCGAGCGGCCCTGGGCGCGCCTAGCGCTCGTCCAAATCCACATGCGGGTAGTCCGAGATCTGTTGCAAGGTCACGCCGTAGAGCGCCGCCAAGTCATCCGCCTCGCTCACCCCATACTCGTCTCGGTAGTAGACCTCCTTCACCCCGTAGGCGCAGATCATCTGCATGCAGGAAGTGCAAGGCTTGGTGGTGACGGCGATGAGGCGGGCGTCGCCCCGCTTGAACAGGGAGCAGAGATTGACCTCGGCGTGCAGCATGTACTTGCGACGTTGGTCGCGATCGTCCCAAAAGCCCTCCGAGACCTCAAAGCCCGGGGCCAGCCCGTTGTAGGCTGTCCCGATGACCCGATTGGCATGGTCCAAAGCCGCCGCCCCCACCTTCCGGAACGGATCCTCCGAGCGCAGGCAAGCCACCTGCGCCAAGGCCATGGCGTAAGCGGGAATCGAAAGACGACCCGAAGGGGTGAGCATGTCGAAGCCTACTCCGCTTGGCCCGCGCTGCAATTCCCAGGATTCCCCCTCGCCATCCCCACGACCGGGGTATCCTGTTTGCCATGCAAGCCAAGCCAACTTGGGGACTGGTCCTCGGCTCCGGACTCGGGCCGGTGGCCGAAGCGTTTCAGCTGGTCGAGAGTCGCCCCTTTTCCGAATTCCCCGAAATCCCGGAATCGCGGGTCCCCGGCCACCAGGGCCGCTTCCTCCTCTGCGAAAGAGAGGGGGAGCGTCTCGTGATCGCCCAAGGTCGCTGCCATCTCTATGAAGGCCACTCGGCGCGGGACGTGACCGCGGCCGTCCGCGCCCTGGCCGAGATGGGGGTGAAACGCTTGCTTCTGACGAACGCCGCCGGCTGCCTCCGCCCCGAGTGGGCCCCCGGCCAATGGATGATGCTGAGCGACCATTTGAACCTGACCGGGGCCAGCCCCCTGAGCGGCGGCCCTCATTTCCAGGACCTGACCGAGGTCTACGCCCCCTCCCTCCGCGCCCGCGCCGAGCAGGCAGCGCGCGCCTGCGGCTTGCTCTTGCGGGAAGGGGTCTACGCGAGTCTCCCGGGACCACAGTATGAGACCCCGGCAGAGATCCGCATGTATCGTAGCTGGGGGGCGGATGCCGTGGGCATGTCGACCGTTTTGGAAGCCATCCAAGCGAGAGCCCTCGGCTTGGAAGTGGCCGCCTTCTCTTGCCTGACCAATTATGGGGCCGGGATGAAGCCGGAAGCGCTCGACCACCAAGACGTGCTCGAGGTCGGCTCGACCGCCGCCGAAAGCTTCCTGCCTTTCTTGGAAGCCTTTCTCTCTAGCGACGCACGTTGAAGGCCTCTTGCCAGACCAAGGGCAACCTCGCAAAGGGCACCTTGGCCACCCCGATGGAGTGCTGCACGAGCAAGCCATCCGGGAGGAGACGCTTGGCGACCACCTGCTCCAGCACTTGGCCATCGCGCAGCACCACGCTCTCGACCACGCCCCCCTCTTGCAAGCGCTGGCGGAAGGACACCCGGAACTCTTGGCGATAGGCATCGAACTCTTGCTGGAGCGCCTCGTTCTCCTGCTGCAAGCGCCGGATCTCCTCCGCCGCTCGATCGAGGGTTTCCAGGCGCTCTTCCATGTCTTGCAACTGTTGGCGGAAGCGATCGTTCTCCCGTTGCAGCCCCTCAAGCCGCTCTTCGGGCGATCCTTCTTTGGAAGGAGGCTCGGGGGCGCAGGCCGCTAGCAGCCAGTAGGACAGCAGCAGGAGGGCGGGGGGGCGAAGCGTTCTCACCCCTCTGCCCTATACCAAGCCACTGGATAAGCCAGCGGAACGGTGCTTGGAGGAACGGTGCCTCAAGCGGTGCCTGGAGGAAAGCCGGTCAACTTTGGCCTATACCAAGCTGCAGAGTTGGCTGGTATTAGCCCTGCTCGAGAAATGCCTCCAGGCTAGGATCGCGCTCCAAGCCGTGCGTGATGGCCTCCAGATAGTGGAAGCCCGCTTTTTCCCGATCTCGGAGATCGGGTTGGGAGTAGAGCACGGCCAGATTGAAATGGGCGTAGGGCTCGGCGGGCTCCAGATGGATCGCTTCCAGAAAGGCTTCTTCCGCCTCCCGGGTGTTGCCAAATTCCGCCTGCATCTGGCCGAGAGCCTCCCAGACCCGGGCATTCCGGGGCGAAAGACGGGCCGCCACCTCGGCCGCGTCCATGGCCGGCTCGAGAAATCCTTGGCTCCAGAGGGCGATCCCGAGGTGCAAGTGGGCGAAGGCGCTGTCATCCCGGTAGACCAGGGCCTTCTTGAACTGGATCTCCGCCTCCGCGAACTTCTCCTGCTTGAGGTAAATCACCCCGAGATTGGAAATGGCTTTCACATCCTCGGGCACGATCTGGAGGATGAGTTTGTAAGAGCGCGCGGCCCGCGCCAGGCGTCCGGCTGAGAAATCATCCTCGGCCGCCGCCTCGAACTTGGCCAACTGCTCTTGCACGGCCGCCTCGTCCCGGAGTTTCTTGCGAAGGTCCGCCCGCTCCGCCTTGGCATCCGCCACCACCGCGAGGGCATTGCCCCCGCCCTCCGCCAGCGAAAGCAGCTCGGGGTTCTCTTGGAAAAGGCTTTTCTCGGCGTCGCTCAGCTCCAGGGGATCGCCCGCCATCCGCTCGACATTCCCAATGAGCGTCTTGGAATCGATCTGGAGTCGATTGAGCTCCTCCAAAACCAGTTGGCGCTGGTTTTGGCGAATGGCCTGTTGGCGGAGCTGCTTGAGGATGATTTTTCGCAAGAGCCGGTTCTCCTCCTGCGCCTGGGTGTCGTCGATCTCGACCGAGGCTTCCTCCAAGGCCATGCGCGTGTCCTCGAGTTCGCCCATCAGCTGATCCACGCGCAGATCGTAAGCCGCGTTCTCTTGGGTCACCGCCAACAGATCCTTCCGGATGGTGGCCAGCTCCAAACGCAGCGCCGCCAGCTCCTCTTCCCGCAGGGCTTCCGCCTCGGCCGCTGCTCGGGCCAGGGCTGCCTCCTGGGCCTCGTCCCCCTCCGCCATGACGCTGGCGAGGGCTTGCCGCTTGGCCTCCGCTTCCCGTTCTAGCTCGGCTTGCAGCTCGGCCTTCGTAGCGGCCAGCTCTTCGACCTGCTCGCCCAAGGCGTCTTTTTGCTGCGCGAGAGCCTCCTGGGAGCGACTCCGCTCCCGCTCTTGGCTCTCCAGAATATGGATCCGCTCATTGGCCGCCGCCAACTCGCTCAGAAGACGGCCGTTTTCTAGGGTCAGCTTGGCGATGGCTTCTTCATCGCTCCGGATGTTCAGCATCATGGCCATTTCGTCCCGCTGGGTTTCCAGCCTCGATTTCTCCTTCTGCAAAAGGACGATCGTTCCCTGGGCTTGGCTCAGATCATTCGCGAGCGCTTGGGACTTCGCCAAGGCCGCTTCCATCTGGGTGCGCGACAGGGTCAGTTCGCCCTCGAGCGCCGCCACCCGCTCTTGGAAAACCGCCGTCTCGGCCGCATGGGCCTCCCGCACCGTGGCCAACTCCTGAGCATGCGCTTGGCGCAGTGCGGCCACCTCAGCCTGGTGCTCCTGGCGGAGGGCGGCCAGTTCCCCGGCCCGTTCCTCTCCCAGCTCGGCCGAAAGAGAAGCCAGGCCCTCCTCCAGGGCGGCGAGAGCCTGGGCACTGCGGGCCTCGGCCGCGGCCAACTGGTCCTTCAACTCCTGGACCTCATCCTGGGCGCTGGTCTGGAGATTTTGCAGATCGAGGCGGGTCCGATCCAAGCGGCCCTTGAGCGCCGCGTTGTCCCGTTCCGCCTCCTGCACGCGCTTGCGAGCCAGCTCCAGCTGATTGGTGCGAAATTGGAGATCGTCCTCGAGCGAGCGAATCTTCTTGTCCTGACGGCCCACGGTCTCCTCGTAGCGAGCAATGCGCGCCATCATTTCCCGGCTGATGGCCAAGTCAGGTCCCTCCCTCTCGAGCTCGGGCCGCTCCAAGTCGATCAGCGGCGGCTCGGAGGGCTCCTCCTCAGTCTGGCGCGCGGCCGCTCGGATGGCCGCCACTCGATCAAACAGGTCGAGCGTCTCGTCTCGGATCCGCTTCCTGCGAAAAACAATGGTGTTGCGCCGCCACTCAGGGAAATCGTGGGCGATGCCATCGAAAATCTCGCTCGCATCCTTCATTTTCTCCAAAGCGCCCTCCAATTCCCCGGCCCGCTCCAGCTTGCGGCCGTCCAGCATCATGAGGTAGCCTTGGAGATAGAGGTCAGCGGGATCGACGGCCTTGGCCTGCGACGCCCAGGCCAAGCAGCCCAGCCACAGGGCCACCACGAGAGAAAAGCGGAAAGGGAGCATCAAAAAAGGGGGGGTTGGCGGATGGGCAAGGTAACCAGCCGCTCCTTTTTCGCAAGGCGGGAGGCAGGCGGGGGCGCCGTAAGGCAAACTCGTGAATTTTCCTTGCCCCGAAGAGGCCGCTGCCTAGGCTCTTGGCAGCCCGACATTCACGTGAAATCGAACCTCAACAGTTCGGTCCTCGTGCTGAACCGACTTTGGCAACCGGTCAACACTTGCACCGCAAGACGAGCCTTTGTCCTGCTCCTCTTGGGCCATGCCCAGGTGGTGAGAGTGGACCAGGAAAACAACTTTTACACCCACGATTGTGATTCGTGGCTGGAGTTCTCCGAGAAGGGCGGCCTGGGAGGCCCCGTCATCTCCAGCCCCCGGGCGGACTACGCGGTGCCCGAAATCATCGTGCTTTCCTTTTTCGACCGGCTCCCGCGCAAGGAAGTCAAGTTCACCCGGCAAAACATCTTCCAGCGGGACGAATACAAGTGCCAGTATTGCGGGCAGCAGTTCGACGCCAAGCAGTTGAATCTGGACCACGTCCATCCGCGGGACAAGGGGGGCAAGACCACTTGGGAAAACCTAGTCACCTCCTGCGTGCCGTGCAATACCCGCAAGGCCAACAAGCTCCCGGCTGAGGCCCAGATGTTCCCCATCAACAAGCCGAAAGCGCCCAAAAGCCGCCCCTTCGCCGGCACCCTCTCGAGCGCGGAGCCCGCCCTCAGTTGGCGTCACTTCATCGAGCTGACACCGGAAAAGGTGGACGTGGGAGGGTAGGGATTGCGGATTTTCGATGGCTGCTTGACGGTTGAAGGCACAAAAAAGGCCGGGCATGGCCCGGCCTTTTCTGAAAAAGAAAAATTCGGTAGCGTAATCTAGCGACGACGGCGAGCGATCAGGCCGAAAACAGCAAGAGCAGAGAGCAGTGAAGTCGAGGGCTCGGGGATGACGGTAGCAAAGCCGAAAGGGGAGGCAGCCGAGGTCGTTGGCCCAGTGTTGCCTAGAGACGGAAGGATCCAATCTGCTGATCGGTCGAAGCCAAAAGGATCGCCCTCAGCCAAAGTAATCGTGGTGGGCGTCGTTCCAGTCTGGCCGATAAACCACGCCACGTAGTATTGGTCCCCTGCATCGGGAGCCAAGTCCAAATCCACCGGCGTATCAGCAAATACAATCTGTGGACCGCCAAACCCGGTTTCGGACACCCCGAACGCGACCAAAAAATCATCGCCAATCAGCTCGTCAGTCGTGAAAGTCCCTGGACTTAGTTCGAGTCCATCTCCCAAAGTATCGATAAAAAGGGCGGCATAGGTGGAGTTTATGAGGTCCAAACCGCCATCTGAATCAGTGGGATTGGCGATGGTCCCGCTGGCAGCTACCACAATCGCGTGGCCAGTCGAAATGCTTGCCAAAAGCCCTAAGACGCTTGCCAGGATTACTTTCAAAGAAGGTAGGTTTTTCATTTCTCGGTAAGAAATTTTGTTATTGCGCGGTGTAGGGGGAGTTGAAAATCCAGAAGGTAGTTCCTTGGGGCGAGCCGGCCGGCTTGCGCACTACCAAACCGGTGGCGGAGGAAAAAATCTTCTGATCATCTACCGATGCTCCCGGCACAAAGTTTGAGGTCGAATACCAGCCGTCTTGAGCGTCATCCGAGGAGTCAAAATAGAGGTAGCTTTCGAGGAACGGCTTATTCACGTCGATGGTGCCGTTATCAAAAACGAAAACAACATCTTGAATGGTAAAAGGGTCAGTCGTTGCCGTAAAGGCCCCTGACTCGAGAAGATCTGTTTCGGGCGCACTCACCGCAACGGGGTAAGGAACTCCAATATAAATGTCCTGGGCTTCGGTCGACGATGGTTTGTTGACAGGAGTTCTCAGGGAATCGATGAGAACTTCCCCCGTCAAGGTAACTGAACTGTTCGCTCCAGCCGGGTTTCTTACAACGAAATAGGTATCGGGACTCAAAATCGTATCATTTACCACAGCACCGGGTACGAAATTCGCCGACGAATACCAACCGTCTTGCGAGTCATTCGAAGAGTCGAAGTAGAGGTAACTCAAAGGGAACGGTAAGTTGACGCCAGTAGCGCTCTGATTGGTGAAAAACACAACAGACTGAATGGAAAAGGGGTCCGTTGTTTTTACAACTCCTTCTCCATTAGGAAACAGGGTCCCCAAGGTCCAATAAGGAAACACCTTAATGGTGGCTCCGTCGAGATCGCTGACGGTGCCGTCGCCTGCCATGTCGATGGTGAGGGTGTCGGTGCCGTTGTCGGTCACGGTGTAAAAGCCGCCTTCTTTGGTGCCATCGCAAACCAAGACAAAATAAGTGTCCGTCTGGGAGCCGACTTGATAGACGTACTCATCGGCGGTCATGGTGAAGTTGACCGTGATGGTGCTGGTGCCCGCGTCGACGCTTTGGATGAGGCCTTGCTCCACTCGATCACGAAAGAGTGGGAGAGAAAATCCGGTGTCAGAACCACCTTGAAAGTCGATGGAGTGGTAGCCGACCGGGTCCGAGTAAGAGCTGTTTTCCTGCCCCACCACCAAGGAGTTTGCAGTGAGGGACAGTCCGAGAAGAAGAGGGAGTGGCTTCATGGGATTGAGTAAGGGACTCTTAGGAGTAGGACCTATCTCGTTCGCAATCAAT contains:
- a CDS encoding deoxycytidylate deaminase — encoded protein: MLTPSGRLSIPAYAMALAQVACLRSEDPFRKVGAAALDHANRVIGTAYNGLAPGFEVSEGFWDDRDQRRKYMLHAEVNLCSLFKRGDARLIAVTTKPCTSCMQMICAYGVKEVYYRDEYGVSEADDLAALYGVTLQQISDYPHVDLDER
- a CDS encoding MBL fold metallo-hydrolase produces the protein MDLELVLLGTGTSVGVPVLGCQCPTCLSSDPRDRRTRSAAWVRTPECSFVIDTGPDLKEQCLREGVGEVNAALYTHSHTDHTVGFDDLRPFCFRRETRFPVYGSGRTLRALERMFPWAFDAEMRPGYVRVTSHVVEDAFTLGKTRITPIPMEHGSEQAYGYRFDREGCAPLAYLTDCKRVLPKGLERLAGVELAVVDALREKPHPTHMNFDEAADLVRLLKVRRAWFTHLTHDLTHDEVSARVPEQVEPAYDGLRIQP
- the recN gene encoding DNA repair protein RecN, giving the protein MLTALSLRHLALVEELRWELGSGLVAVTGETGAGKSMIVGGLKLVLGERADKGSIRTGEKECTVQAIFQLPDASGVNALLEEAGLPPCEDGQLLVRRVISQSGNRQFLNDAATTLATLRSLGGRLIDLHGPHDHQSLFSPERQLEMLDAYARASRERAAYQRAYTTWKEAQEAYESLRQREAAGLAELELLRHQGSEIEAAQLQPGEDQEIEERYRRVSNASRLLEAAAQATGLLSEHDDSLLNQLAELQRLCRDLEKLDPQTAELCGGLEGAALELRELDSSLRHYAEGLELDPAEESRLAERLDLLEGLKRKYGPALDDVMARGQALSAKLSQMENREESLAEREATLRSARAALEDQAAILSAKRRAAAPRLAKDIAGHLSELGFLKADFAVALVRRSQPGPQGAEDSEFHFAPNPGEPAKPLRQVASSGEISRVMLAVKSALAEQDETPLLVFDEIDANVGGEIAKAVGQKMAHLAARHQVIAITHFPQVAAAAQSHFVVRKLLIQDRAASALEPIAGEARIEELARMLGGASETSRALAQSLLTEAAPPA
- a CDS encoding HNH endonuclease → MKSNLNSSVLVLNRLWQPVNTCTARRAFVLLLLGHAQVVRVDQENNFYTHDCDSWLEFSEKGGLGGPVISSPRADYAVPEIIVLSFFDRLPRKEVKFTRQNIFQRDEYKCQYCGQQFDAKQLNLDHVHPRDKGGKTTWENLVTSCVPCNTRKANKLPAEAQMFPINKPKAPKSRPFAGTLSSAEPALSWRHFIELTPEKVDVGG
- a CDS encoding purine-nucleoside phosphorylase, which produces MQAKPTWGLVLGSGLGPVAEAFQLVESRPFSEFPEIPESRVPGHQGRFLLCEREGERLVIAQGRCHLYEGHSARDVTAAVRALAEMGVKRLLLTNAAGCLRPEWAPGQWMMLSDHLNLTGASPLSGGPHFQDLTEVYAPSLRARAEQAARACGLLLREGVYASLPGPQYETPAEIRMYRSWGADAVGMSTVLEAIQARALGLEVAAFSCLTNYGAGMKPEALDHQDVLEVGSTAAESFLPFLEAFLSSDAR
- a CDS encoding TIGR02597 family protein, which codes for MKPLPLLLGLSLTANSLVVGQENSSYSDPVGYHSIDFQGGSDTGFSLPLFRDRVEQGLIQSVDAGTSTITVNFTMTADEYVYQVGSQTDTYFVLVCDGTKEGGFYTVTDNGTDTLTIDMAGDGTVSDLDGATIKVFPYWTLGTLFPNGEGVVKTTDPFSIQSVVFFTNQSATGVNLPFPLSYLYFDSSNDSQDGWYSSANFVPGAVVNDTILSPDTYFVVRNPAGANSSVTLTGEVLIDSLRTPVNKPSSTEAQDIYIGVPYPVAVSAPETDLLESGAFTATTDPFTIQDVVFVFDNGTIDVNKPFLESYLYFDSSDDAQDGWYSTSNFVPGASVDDQKIFSSATGLVVRKPAGSPQGTTFWIFNSPYTAQ
- a CDS encoding tetratricopeptide repeat protein, whose translation is MLPFRFSLVVALWLGCLAWASQAKAVDPADLYLQGYLMMLDGRKLERAGELEGALEKMKDASEIFDGIAHDFPEWRRNTIVFRRKRIRDETLDLFDRVAAIRAAARQTEEEPSEPPLIDLERPELEREGPDLAISREMMARIARYEETVGRQDKKIRSLEDDLQFRTNQLELARKRVQEAERDNAALKGRLDRTRLDLQNLQTSAQDEVQELKDQLAAAEARSAQALAALEEGLASLSAELGEERAGELAALRQEHQAEVAALRQAHAQELATVREAHAAETAVFQERVAALEGELTLSRTQMEAALAKSQALANDLSQAQGTIVLLQKEKSRLETQRDEMAMMLNIRSDEEAIAKLTLENGRLLSELAAANERIHILESQERERSRSQEALAQQKDALGEQVEELAATKAELQAELEREAEAKRQALASVMAEGDEAQEAALARAAAEAEALREEELAALRLELATIRKDLLAVTQENAAYDLRVDQLMGELEDTRMALEEASVEIDDTQAQEENRLLRKIILKQLRQQAIRQNQRQLVLEELNRLQIDSKTLIGNVERMAGDPLELSDAEKSLFQENPELLSLAEGGGNALAVVADAKAERADLRKKLRDEAAVQEQLAKFEAAAEDDFSAGRLARAARSYKLILQIVPEDVKAISNLGVIYLKQEKFAEAEIQFKKALVYRDDSAFAHLHLGIALWSQGFLEPAMDAAEVAARLSPRNARVWEALGQMQAEFGNTREAEEAFLEAIHLEPAEPYAHFNLAVLYSQPDLRDREKAGFHYLEAITHGLERDPSLEAFLEQG
- a CDS encoding PEP-CTERM sorting domain-containing protein, with protein sequence MKNLPSLKVILASVLGLLASISTGHAIVVAASGTIANPTDSDGGLDLINSTYAALFIDTLGDGLELSPGTFTTDELIGDDFLVAFGVSETGFGGPQIVFADTPVDLDLAPDAGDQYYVAWFIGQTGTTPTTITLAEGDPFGFDRSADWILPSLGNTGPTTSAASPFGFATVIPEPSTSLLSALAVFGLIARRRR